In Paenibacillus ihbetae, the following are encoded in one genomic region:
- a CDS encoding RNA polymerase sigma factor: MDEPAFHQIVADVLKGEIDQYELIMNRCNNAIFNYCYHMLGDYAEAEDCTQEVFLKAYRHLSKYEADKPFEAWLYRIASNQCIDLLRKRKLYRYLPFLYQKDQDNRHVDQVIEHKYYNPSVLRALARLTAEERSLLILRCVEDKSYHEISLILQQGTIYLRKKFERAAAKFRKFYAMAEGEETNEHGQRQRPETTLSKG; this comes from the coding sequence TTGGATGAACCAGCATTCCATCAGATTGTTGCTGATGTTTTGAAGGGAGAGATCGACCAGTATGAGCTGATCATGAACCGCTGCAACAATGCCATCTTCAATTACTGCTACCACATGCTTGGCGATTATGCCGAAGCCGAGGATTGCACGCAGGAGGTTTTCTTGAAGGCGTACCGCCATTTGTCCAAATATGAAGCGGACAAGCCCTTCGAGGCCTGGCTGTACCGCATCGCCTCCAACCAATGCATCGATCTGCTGCGGAAGCGAAAGCTGTACCGGTACCTCCCTTTTCTCTACCAGAAGGACCAGGATAACCGGCATGTCGATCAGGTCATCGAGCACAAATATTACAATCCGTCCGTGCTCCGGGCGCTGGCCAGGCTGACCGCCGAGGAACGGAGCCTGCTCATCCTGCGCTGCGTCGAGGATAAGAGCTATCATGAGATCAGTCTTATTTTGCAGCAAGGCACGATCTATCTCAGGAAAAAGTTCGAGCGGGCCGCCGCCAAGTTCCGCAAATTTTACGCTATGGCAGAGGGGGAGGAGACGAATGAGCATGGACAGCGACAAAGACCTG